The following proteins are co-located in the Thermus tengchongensis genome:
- a CDS encoding MFS transporter: protein MKRREAIATLMTRLGLALFARNPTFSYFFLSRTSSRIGENVFSLAVPWLVFQLTGSALQLGLAFAVQVVPSLLLAPFAGVYADAASRTKVMLVAESFRALLGLVVAGLSLLGNLQAWHLYLAVVAHAVTASFLTVAAGAVVPTIVDQVDLTRANALLRLSRNACDLFGKVMTGVLLAWVGPAYTFMANAALSVASAALLPIRRMDGESLVVRGRRPRVLQDFVSGVGILRRHGAALLAMADLVVVNVGIPVLVIALPVVSEQVLRHGAAGYGFLTGAMALGAIAATLIAAPLARRMDEHRLSGLATVLFGFLVGSLGFVGGLEGWLLAVALAGLTAELVSVYTASILQRTLPSEVLGRAFAVQYAALRVIPVVVFLSAGAVLQRFGVQTLLILGGSATALIAALLLYIRVRGAQ from the coding sequence ATGAAACGGCGTGAAGCCATAGCCACCTTGATGACCAGGCTGGGGCTTGCGCTTTTCGCCCGAAACCCCACCTTCTCCTACTTTTTCCTCAGCAGGACCTCGTCCCGCATTGGCGAGAACGTGTTCTCCCTTGCCGTCCCGTGGCTGGTGTTTCAGCTGACGGGCAGCGCCCTACAACTTGGGCTGGCCTTTGCCGTCCAGGTTGTCCCTTCGCTGCTGCTGGCTCCCTTTGCTGGTGTTTACGCGGACGCCGCTTCAAGGACAAAAGTGATGCTCGTTGCGGAAAGTTTCCGGGCCCTGCTCGGTCTGGTTGTGGCTGGGCTGTCGCTCCTGGGCAACTTGCAGGCGTGGCACCTGTACCTTGCTGTGGTGGCCCATGCGGTAACCGCCAGTTTTCTTACCGTCGCAGCCGGGGCTGTGGTCCCGACCATCGTTGACCAGGTGGACTTGACACGCGCCAACGCGCTGCTCAGGTTGAGCCGCAACGCGTGCGACCTGTTTGGCAAGGTTATGACGGGCGTACTCTTAGCCTGGGTAGGCCCGGCGTACACGTTCATGGCGAATGCGGCCTTGTCTGTGGCGTCGGCGGCTCTGTTGCCGATCCGTCGCATGGACGGGGAATCCCTAGTGGTGCGGGGCCGGCGGCCAAGGGTACTGCAGGATTTCGTGAGTGGGGTGGGTATCCTGCGCCGCCACGGCGCGGCTTTGCTCGCCATGGCCGATCTGGTGGTGGTCAACGTCGGTATTCCGGTTCTGGTCATAGCCCTGCCCGTTGTTTCTGAACAGGTCCTGCGCCACGGCGCCGCTGGCTATGGGTTCCTCACCGGGGCGATGGCGCTCGGGGCCATCGCTGCGACCCTGATAGCCGCTCCACTGGCGAGGCGGATGGACGAGCACCGGTTGTCCGGACTTGCCACGGTCCTGTTCGGCTTCCTGGTGGGGTCCCTGGGCTTCGTCGGGGGACTGGAGGGGTGGTTGCTGGCGGTGGCGCTCGCCGGTCTGACGGCCGAATTGGTTTCGGTCTACACGGCCAGCATCCTGCAGCGGACCCTGCCTTCGGAGGTCCTGGGCCGGGCCTTTGCTGTTCAGTATGCGGCCCTACGGGTCATCCCTGTGGTCGTGTTCCTGAGTGCCGGTGCGGTTCTCCAGAGGTTCGGTGTCCAAACGCTCTTGATCTTGGGTGGTTCGGCAACCGCCCTCATCGCGGCGCTCTTGCTCTACATCAGGGTGCGCGGTGCGCAATAG
- a CDS encoding Uma2 family endonuclease: protein MATRYRFGVEEFERLFQGVKHLELLRGEIYEMSPIGPRHVFTVARLDKNLQVLLGEEALITVQSPLRIPPHSEPEPDLLVLKPPLEAYAERLPEPQDVLLLIEVADTSLEHDRAKLALYAEAGIPEVWIVNLQEGLLEVYREPQGSRYRLRELVPPGEAKAPLAFPHRPIPWS, encoded by the coding sequence ATGGCCACCCGGTACCGCTTCGGGGTAGAAGAGTTCGAGCGCCTCTTTCAGGGGGTAAAGCACCTGGAACTCCTAAGGGGGGAGATCTACGAGATGAGCCCCATTGGTCCCAGACATGTCTTCACCGTAGCTCGGCTGGACAAGAACCTCCAGGTCCTTTTGGGGGAGGAAGCCCTCATCACCGTGCAGTCCCCCCTGCGCATCCCTCCCCACTCTGAGCCTGAACCAGACCTCCTGGTGCTGAAGCCCCCCTTAGAAGCCTACGCGGAGCGCCTTCCCGAGCCCCAGGACGTCCTCCTCCTCATCGAGGTGGCCGACACCAGCCTGGAGCATGACCGGGCCAAGCTCGCCCTCTACGCCGAGGCCGGCATCCCCGAGGTCTGGATCGTGAACCTCCAGGAGGGCCTCCTCGAGGTCTACCGCGAACCCCAAGGCAGCCGCTACCGCCTGCGGGAGCTGGTGCCCCCTGGGGAGGCCAAAGCTCCCCTGGCCTTCCCCCACCGGCCCATCCCCTGGTCGTGA
- a CDS encoding VOC family protein, which produces MEVLETAVYAEDLERARAFYEGVLGLPCFQFKPPRHAFFRAGKGVFLVFNPHYTAKEENLPPHGAQGSVHVAFKVAEEELAYWAERLQEAGFPVWWADWPQGKSLYTRDPEGNLVELAPAAIWGLE; this is translated from the coding sequence GTGGAGGTTCTGGAAACCGCCGTCTACGCCGAGGATCTGGAGAGGGCCCGGGCCTTTTACGAGGGGGTTCTGGGCCTTCCTTGCTTCCAGTTCAAGCCTCCGCGCCACGCCTTCTTCCGGGCGGGGAAGGGGGTCTTTTTGGTCTTCAACCCCCATTACACGGCAAAGGAGGAAAACCTTCCCCCCCACGGGGCCCAAGGGAGCGTCCACGTGGCCTTTAAGGTGGCGGAGGAGGAGCTTGCCTACTGGGCAGAGCGCCTCCAGGAAGCGGGGTTTCCTGTATGGTGGGCGGACTGGCCCCAGGGGAAAAGCCTTTACACCCGCGATCCGGAAGGCAACCTGGTGGAGCTCGCCCCCGCCGCCATCTGGGGCCTAGAATGA
- a CDS encoding DUF3197 domain-containing protein yields MERVGLRAAPRLTLEALKEALKGVRFPEAKVYLITDWQDRREEARYAVVIHGGKKDLLTPDAFGPAFPGGEAALSELVALLLERGARRFYEAVVSPGEMTALLGLPPEELLVRVNAIANPTDHGIYLRRAA; encoded by the coding sequence ATGGAACGCGTGGGCTTGCGCGCTGCTCCCCGGCTGACCCTCGAGGCCCTCAAGGAGGCCCTTAAGGGCGTGCGCTTTCCTGAGGCCAAGGTCTACCTCATCACCGACTGGCAAGACCGGCGGGAGGAGGCCCGCTACGCGGTGGTGATCCACGGGGGCAAGAAGGACCTCCTCACCCCCGACGCCTTCGGCCCGGCCTTTCCCGGGGGCGAGGCGGCCCTCTCGGAGCTGGTGGCCCTCCTCCTGGAGCGGGGGGCGCGGAGGTTCTACGAGGCCGTGGTCTCTCCCGGGGAGATGACCGCCCTCCTCGGCCTTCCTCCCGAGGAGCTCCTTGTCCGGGTGAACGCCATCGCCAACCCCACCGACCATGGCATCTACCTGAGGCGGGCCGCCTGA
- a CDS encoding CDGSH iron-sulfur domain-containing protein, whose product MRIRFRENGPYVLDLPEGTPFRLNGEEMRLERAKLALCRCGQSGNKPFCDGSHKEVGFQAEKGEVETAP is encoded by the coding sequence ATGAGGATTCGCTTCCGGGAAAACGGCCCCTACGTCCTGGACCTGCCCGAGGGAACCCCCTTCCGCCTGAACGGGGAGGAGATGCGGCTAGAAAGGGCCAAGCTGGCCCTTTGCCGCTGCGGCCAGTCCGGAAACAAACCCTTCTGCGACGGGAGCCACAAGGAAGTGGGGTTCCAGGCGGAAAAGGGGGAGGTGGAAACGGCACCTTAG
- a CDS encoding type II toxin-antitoxin system VapC family toxin codes for MTLYLLDTNAWIAYLKGHPRVVERAWREPRLAISAVSLGELSYGARKSAKVEANLRRVERLASLVRVLPIDERVAEAYGWLRLDLERAGRPLGANDLWIAATAKAHDLVLVSADQAFRQVPGLRLEDWTV; via the coding sequence GTGACCCTCTACCTCTTGGACACCAACGCCTGGATCGCCTACCTCAAGGGGCATCCCCGGGTGGTGGAGCGGGCCTGGCGGGAGCCCCGGTTGGCCATCTCCGCCGTTTCCCTGGGTGAACTCTCCTACGGGGCCAGGAAGAGCGCCAAGGTGGAGGCCAACCTAAGGCGGGTGGAGCGCTTGGCCAGCTTGGTGCGGGTGCTGCCCATCGACGAACGGGTGGCCGAGGCTTACGGCTGGCTTCGCCTGGACCTGGAGCGGGCGGGGAGGCCCTTAGGGGCCAACGACCTCTGGATCGCCGCCACGGCCAAGGCCCACGACCTGGTGCTGGTGAGCGCCGACCAGGCCTTCCGCCAGGTCCCGGGCTTGCGGCTGGAGGACTGGACCGTCTGA
- a CDS encoding DinB family protein: MPAPFLEPLEPGVPPAVSAWIKGLKEVEAHLEKWAFDLGEEAFWWRPKEGVNPIGGLVRHIAGSSLRLLSYAFPQELPDWAKKGREWELLGEPEAKERVVARFREAWARLLSAFGGLREEELAQEVSVGTQGLKAPRAHLLHHLVEHAQHHAGQVIYARKLLG, translated from the coding sequence ATGCCGGCGCCCTTTCTGGAACCCCTGGAGCCGGGGGTGCCCCCGGCGGTCTCCGCCTGGATCAAGGGCCTGAAGGAGGTGGAGGCCCACCTGGAAAAGTGGGCCTTTGACCTGGGCGAGGAGGCTTTCTGGTGGCGGCCCAAGGAGGGGGTGAACCCCATCGGCGGCCTGGTGCGCCACATCGCGGGAAGCTCCCTGCGGCTTCTTTCCTACGCCTTCCCCCAGGAGCTTCCCGACTGGGCCAAGAAGGGGCGGGAGTGGGAGCTTTTGGGCGAGCCCGAGGCCAAGGAACGGGTGGTGGCCCGCTTCCGGGAGGCCTGGGCCAGGCTCCTTTCCGCCTTCGGAGGGCTTAGGGAGGAGGAACTTGCCCAGGAGGTCTCCGTGGGCACCCAAGGGCTCAAGGCCCCCAGGGCCCACCTCCTCCACCACCTGGTGGAGCATGCCCAGCACCATGCGGGCCAGGTGATCTACGCCCGCAAGCTCCTGGGCTGA
- the tilS gene encoding tRNA lysidine(34) synthetase TilS — translation MPEALPGELEEAFRARLARLAPKDPLVLAVSGGGDSVALAHLVRRAGREAVVAHLDHALRPESGEDLAFVRALAKRLGFPFFGERVEVGRIAERRGENLEAVAREVRYAFLHRVAKEVGAKAILTAHTLDDQAETVLLKLLQGTARGLGIREKEGLVVRPLLAFRREELRAYLKALGEAWREDPSNQDPALDRNYLRLVVFPLLEGRFPRAKEALCRFAGVREAEDAHLEREAEARLLPDPRFFVPAFRAVPLLEAPPVLRRRALRRVLEALDLRPEGRLIALLEEALSGKAATLPGGHTARRKGGTLFLIPPEPKLPLPPGFRRPEPGDYLERPFGRKRLRDFLAEKGVPKELKGLWPVRAEGRRVLEVLGLFPPPEEERLMALALEEARAAFREGEVPVGAVLVVGEEVHADHNRVEATQDPTAHAEMLLLRRMGRWARGGRLYVTLEPCRMCHHALREAGVEVVYGAENLKEGALTRFGQGGGMRGGVLEGECAKLLKDFFARLREGCRSG, via the coding sequence TTGCCTGAGGCGCTTCCCGGGGAACTGGAAGAGGCCTTTCGCGCGCGGCTCGCCCGGCTGGCTCCCAAGGACCCCCTGGTGCTGGCGGTCTCTGGGGGAGGGGACTCGGTGGCCTTGGCCCACCTGGTGCGGCGGGCCGGGCGGGAGGCGGTGGTGGCCCACCTGGACCACGCCCTGCGCCCGGAAAGCGGGGAGGACCTGGCCTTCGTGCGGGCCTTGGCGAAGCGGCTCGGCTTTCCCTTCTTCGGGGAGCGGGTGGAGGTGGGGAGGATCGCCGAGAGGCGGGGGGAGAACCTGGAGGCGGTGGCCCGGGAGGTGCGCTACGCCTTCCTCCACCGGGTGGCCAAGGAGGTGGGGGCCAAGGCCATCCTCACCGCCCACACCCTGGACGACCAGGCGGAAACCGTGCTCCTCAAGCTCCTCCAGGGCACGGCCCGGGGCTTGGGTATCCGGGAAAAGGAGGGGCTGGTGGTGCGGCCCCTTTTGGCCTTTCGCCGCGAGGAGTTAAGGGCGTACCTAAAGGCCCTGGGGGAAGCGTGGCGGGAGGATCCCTCCAACCAGGACCCGGCCCTGGACCGGAACTACCTTCGTCTGGTGGTCTTTCCCCTACTGGAGGGGCGCTTTCCCCGGGCCAAGGAGGCCCTTTGCCGCTTCGCCGGGGTGCGGGAGGCGGAAGATGCCCACCTGGAGCGGGAAGCCGAGGCCCGCCTCCTCCCCGACCCCCGTTTCTTCGTGCCCGCCTTCCGGGCGGTGCCTCTCCTGGAGGCCCCTCCGGTTCTGCGCCGGCGGGCCCTGAGGCGGGTGCTGGAGGCCTTGGACCTCAGGCCCGAGGGGAGGCTCATCGCCCTTTTGGAGGAGGCCCTTTCGGGCAAGGCCGCCACCCTCCCGGGCGGGCACACCGCAAGGCGCAAGGGAGGCACCCTCTTCCTCATCCCCCCTGAGCCCAAGCTGCCCCTGCCCCCGGGCTTCCGCCGGCCGGAGCCGGGGGACTACCTGGAAAGGCCCTTTGGGAGGAAGCGCCTCCGGGACTTCCTGGCAGAGAAGGGGGTGCCCAAGGAGCTCAAGGGGCTTTGGCCCGTGCGGGCGGAAGGGAGGCGGGTCCTGGAGGTTTTGGGCCTCTTCCCGCCCCCTGAGGAGGAGCGCCTCATGGCCCTGGCCCTAGAGGAGGCCCGGGCGGCCTTCCGGGAGGGGGAGGTGCCGGTGGGGGCGGTGCTGGTGGTGGGGGAGGAGGTCCACGCCGACCACAACCGGGTGGAGGCCACCCAAGACCCCACGGCCCACGCGGAGATGCTCCTCCTGCGCCGGATGGGCAGGTGGGCCCGGGGAGGGAGGCTTTACGTGACCCTCGAGCCCTGCCGCATGTGCCACCACGCCCTGAGGGAGGCCGGGGTGGAGGTGGTCTACGGGGCGGAGAACCTGAAGGAAGGGGCCCTCACCCGCTTTGGCCAGGGGGGCGGGATGCGGGGTGGCGTCTTGGAGGGGGAGTGTGCTAAGCTCCTAAAGGACTTCTTCGCCCGGCTCAGGGAGGGGTGCCGGAGCGGTTGA
- a CDS encoding acyl-CoA carboxylase subunit beta — protein MLGQSTSRLESKLRPEEREGPVYKANKDAWVALVRDFRESLERVRQGGGPKAVERQHKKGRLTARERIARLLDPGTEFYELMAFAGWGMYEEWGGAPAGGVITGLGQIQGQTWMIIANDATVKAGAFFPITAKKVIRAQTIALENRIPTLYLVDSAGVFLPLQDEVFPDQDDFGRIFYLNARMSALGIPQISAIMGNCVAGGAYLPVMTDVLLMTEGSGLYLAGPALVKAAIGQEVTSEELGGARMHYEVSGTVDFYEPNDEAAIERIRKLIALYPPPRLAPWAEGRKEPKEPLYPAEDLYGLIAPDGSRPYDLREVIARLVDGSEFLEYKGGYGETLVTGFARIGGFPVGIVGNQRLVLKKKGRIEVGGVIYAEAADKAARFILEVNQMGIPLLFLQDVTGFMVGKESEQAGIIRRGAKLVNAVSNSVVPKITLILGGSFGAGNYALAGKAYAPRFIFAWPSAKYAVMGGAQAAKTLLELEVEKLKREGKEPSDEELKELYERIKGRYEETLDPRYAAARLWVDGILFPHETRKWLIRALEWVALNPEREPLRVGVFQV, from the coding sequence ATGCTAGGCCAGTCCACGAGCCGCCTCGAGAGCAAGCTCCGCCCGGAGGAGCGGGAAGGTCCCGTCTACAAGGCCAACAAGGACGCCTGGGTGGCCCTGGTGCGGGACTTCAGGGAAAGCCTGGAACGGGTGCGCCAAGGGGGCGGACCCAAGGCCGTGGAGCGCCAGCACAAAAAGGGGCGCCTCACCGCCCGGGAGCGCATCGCGAGGCTTTTAGACCCGGGCACGGAGTTCTACGAGCTCATGGCCTTTGCCGGGTGGGGGATGTACGAGGAGTGGGGCGGGGCCCCGGCCGGAGGGGTCATCACCGGGCTCGGGCAGATCCAGGGCCAGACCTGGATGATCATCGCCAACGACGCCACGGTGAAGGCGGGAGCCTTCTTCCCCATCACCGCCAAGAAGGTGATCCGGGCCCAGACCATAGCCTTGGAAAACCGCATCCCCACCCTCTACCTGGTGGACTCCGCCGGGGTCTTCCTGCCCCTCCAGGACGAGGTCTTCCCCGATCAGGACGACTTTGGCCGCATCTTCTACCTCAACGCCCGCATGTCCGCCCTGGGCATCCCCCAGATCTCCGCCATCATGGGGAACTGCGTGGCCGGAGGCGCCTACCTGCCGGTGATGACCGATGTCCTCCTCATGACCGAGGGGAGCGGCCTCTACCTGGCGGGGCCCGCCTTGGTGAAGGCGGCCATCGGGCAGGAGGTGACCAGCGAGGAGCTGGGCGGGGCCCGCATGCACTACGAGGTCTCGGGGACCGTGGACTTCTACGAACCAAACGACGAAGCGGCCATAGAGAGGATCCGAAAGCTCATCGCCCTCTACCCGCCCCCCAGGCTCGCCCCCTGGGCAGAAGGGCGCAAGGAGCCTAAAGAACCCCTCTACCCCGCGGAGGACCTCTACGGCCTCATCGCCCCCGACGGTTCCCGCCCCTACGACCTCCGGGAGGTGATCGCCCGGCTGGTGGATGGCTCGGAGTTCCTGGAGTACAAGGGGGGGTACGGGGAAACCCTGGTCACGGGCTTCGCCCGCATCGGGGGCTTCCCCGTGGGCATCGTGGGCAACCAGCGCCTCGTGCTGAAGAAGAAGGGCCGGATTGAGGTGGGCGGGGTCATCTATGCGGAGGCCGCGGACAAGGCGGCCCGGTTCATCCTGGAGGTGAACCAGATGGGGATCCCCCTCCTCTTCCTCCAGGACGTGACGGGCTTCATGGTGGGGAAGGAGTCGGAGCAGGCGGGCATCATCCGCCGGGGGGCCAAGCTGGTGAACGCCGTTTCCAACTCCGTGGTGCCCAAGATCACCCTGATCCTGGGAGGCTCCTTCGGGGCGGGGAACTACGCCCTGGCGGGCAAGGCCTACGCCCCCAGGTTCATCTTTGCCTGGCCCAGCGCCAAGTACGCGGTGATGGGCGGGGCCCAGGCGGCCAAGACCCTCTTGGAGCTGGAGGTGGAGAAGCTGAAGCGGGAAGGCAAGGAGCCTTCGGATGAGGAACTCAAGGAGCTCTACGAGCGCATCAAGGGCCGCTACGAGGAGACCCTGGACCCCCGCTACGCCGCCGCCCGGCTTTGGGTGGACGGCATCCTCTTCCCCCACGAAACCCGGAAGTGGCTCATCCGGGCCCTGGAGTGGGTGGCCCTGAACCCGGAGCGGGAGCCCCTCCGGGTGGGGGTGTTCCAGGTCTAA
- a CDS encoding glutamine synthetase/cystathionine beta-lyase binding protein: MPTFIVLSTLTDDGAETLVKNPERIKEVNQELERDFGVKVVAQYAVLGPYDFVNIVEAEDALAVARAMLHLSARGSVKTTTLEAIPVADLIAKLK, encoded by the coding sequence ATGCCCACCTTTATCGTCCTCAGCACCCTCACGGACGACGGCGCCGAAACCCTGGTGAAAAACCCCGAGCGCATCAAGGAGGTGAACCAGGAGCTGGAGCGGGACTTCGGGGTCAAGGTGGTGGCCCAGTACGCGGTCTTGGGGCCTTATGACTTCGTGAACATCGTGGAGGCAGAGGATGCCCTGGCGGTGGCCCGGGCCATGCTCCACCTCTCGGCGCGGGGCAGCGTGAAGACCACCACCCTCGAGGCCATCCCCGTGGCCGACCTCATCGCCAAGCTCAAGTAG
- a CDS encoding glycosyltransferase family 4 protein, whose translation MRIAQIAPLYEAVPPKFYGGTERVVHALVEELVRRGHEVTLFASADSRTSARLVPMAEGGLRLLGARDGLALHIAMLEEVYAQADRFDIIHSHVDYLAFPFARHSPTPTLTTLHGRLDLPEIRRILSRFPEQPLVSISHSQRAPVRDLSLRWQATVYNGIRLENFSFSSEPADPPYLVFLGRISPEKGPIQAVEVARRLGLPLKIAAKIDPADRAWAEVNFLPLLSTPGVEYLGEVDEQQKAELLRGALALLFPIDWPEPFGLVMAEAMACGTPVVAFPGGSVEEVVKEGVTGWICRSRTVEEMVEAVKRVDKLDRRACRLHVEQNFSSSAMAERYEVVYRQLLEEARGRGEVLPASPPQPRGPASGLSPWRKQGERPRPHQPARLGGRPDGEGHPLPQE comes from the coding sequence ATGCGGATCGCTCAGATTGCGCCGCTTTATGAGGCCGTTCCACCCAAGTTCTATGGTGGAACGGAACGGGTGGTGCATGCCTTGGTGGAGGAACTGGTGCGCCGTGGGCATGAGGTTACCCTTTTCGCCTCGGCGGACTCCCGCACCAGCGCCCGCCTGGTGCCGATGGCGGAGGGGGGATTGCGCCTTTTGGGGGCCAGGGATGGTTTGGCTCTCCACATAGCCATGTTGGAGGAGGTCTACGCCCAGGCGGACCGTTTTGACATCATCCACTCCCACGTGGACTATTTGGCCTTTCCCTTCGCCCGCCATAGCCCAACCCCCACCCTGACCACCCTGCATGGCCGCTTGGATCTGCCAGAGATTCGTCGGATCCTGTCCCGTTTCCCGGAACAGCCCTTGGTCAGCATCAGCCATAGCCAGCGGGCCCCCGTGAGGGACCTCTCCCTGCGCTGGCAGGCCACGGTCTATAACGGTATTCGTCTTGAGAACTTTTCCTTCTCCTCCGAGCCTGCGGATCCGCCCTACCTGGTTTTTCTGGGGCGGATTTCGCCGGAAAAGGGGCCGATCCAAGCCGTTGAGGTGGCCAGGCGCCTTGGCCTTCCCCTTAAAATTGCCGCCAAGATCGACCCCGCGGACCGTGCGTGGGCAGAGGTCAACTTCCTGCCCCTTTTGAGCACGCCGGGCGTGGAGTACCTGGGTGAGGTGGACGAGCAGCAAAAGGCCGAGCTCCTAAGGGGGGCCTTAGCCCTCCTTTTTCCCATTGATTGGCCCGAACCTTTTGGACTGGTCATGGCTGAGGCCATGGCTTGCGGCACCCCAGTGGTGGCCTTTCCTGGGGGTTCGGTGGAGGAGGTGGTTAAGGAGGGGGTTACAGGGTGGATCTGCCGCTCGCGCACTGTGGAAGAGATGGTGGAAGCGGTCAAGCGGGTGGACAAGCTGGACCGTAGGGCGTGCCGGCTCCACGTGGAGCAGAACTTTTCCAGTTCAGCGATGGCTGAGCGCTACGAGGTGGTGTACCGCCAGCTCTTGGAGGAGGCCCGTGGGCGCGGCGAGGTCCTTCCTGCCTCCCCCCCGCAGCCGCGGGGTCCCGCTTCCGGGCTGAGCCCTTGGCGCAAGCAAGGGGAAAGGCCTAGGCCCCATCAACCGGCAAGGCTTGGGGGGCGGCCAGACGGGGAGGGGCATCCCTTGCCCCAGGAGTGA
- a CDS encoding hydroxymethylglutaryl-CoA lyase: protein MEKVKWVECPRDAWQGFSRFIPTEEKVAFLKRLLEAGFRHLDLTSFVSPKWVPQMADAEEVLAALPPPEGRTYLAIVANERGLERALKAPNLTHVGYPFSLSETFQRKNTNRSIEDSWPLVEAMVRAVEGRLGLVVYLSMAFGNPYGDPWSPEAVLEAIGRLRELGVKEIALADTYGVAEAGRIREVLQQAAARFGAEGLGAHLHARPEGVLEKVEAVLEAGVRWLEGALAGVGGCPFAGDELVGNLPTEKVLPHLEAQGLTTGVDMRALPLLAEEAARLRLLYG from the coding sequence ATGGAAAAGGTGAAGTGGGTGGAATGCCCCCGGGATGCCTGGCAAGGCTTTTCCCGCTTCATCCCCACCGAGGAGAAGGTGGCTTTCCTAAAGAGGCTCCTGGAGGCGGGCTTCCGCCACCTGGACCTGACCAGCTTCGTCTCCCCCAAGTGGGTGCCGCAGATGGCGGACGCGGAGGAGGTTCTGGCCGCTTTGCCGCCCCCGGAAGGCCGCACCTACCTGGCCATCGTGGCCAACGAGCGGGGCCTGGAAAGGGCGCTAAAGGCCCCAAACCTCACCCACGTGGGCTACCCCTTCTCCCTCTCGGAAACCTTCCAGCGCAAGAACACGAACCGCTCCATAGAGGACTCCTGGCCCCTGGTGGAGGCCATGGTGCGGGCGGTGGAGGGGAGGCTTGGCCTGGTGGTCTACCTCTCCATGGCCTTCGGCAACCCCTACGGGGACCCCTGGAGCCCCGAGGCCGTCCTGGAGGCCATCGGCAGGCTTAGGGAGCTGGGGGTCAAGGAGATCGCCCTGGCGGACACCTATGGGGTGGCGGAGGCCGGGCGCATCCGGGAGGTGCTCCAGCAAGCCGCGGCCCGCTTCGGAGCCGAGGGCCTGGGGGCCCACCTCCACGCCCGGCCCGAGGGGGTCTTGGAAAAGGTGGAGGCGGTCCTCGAGGCAGGGGTGCGCTGGCTGGAGGGAGCTTTGGCGGGGGTGGGGGGCTGCCCGTTTGCGGGGGACGAGCTGGTGGGCAACCTACCCACGGAGAAGGTTCTGCCCCACCTCGAGGCCCAAGGCCTCACCACGGGGGTGGACATGAGAGCGCTCCCCCTCTTAGCGGAGGAGGCAGCCCGGCTCCGGCTCCTCTACGGCTGA
- the rnhA gene encoding ribonuclease HI, producing the protein MKRVELFTDGACLGNPGPGGWAALLRYGGRERLLAGGAPCTTNNRMELTALLQGLRALKEPCEVHLFSDSQYLVRALREWLPAWQKRGMRKADGKPVENQDLWEALLPELARHRVLPTWVRGHNGHPENERVDREARRQAQRQKALSQTPCPPKGATLFPQ; encoded by the coding sequence GTGAAGCGGGTGGAGCTTTTCACCGACGGGGCCTGCCTGGGCAACCCCGGGCCCGGGGGCTGGGCGGCGCTGCTACGCTACGGGGGCCGCGAGCGGCTCCTGGCGGGAGGAGCCCCCTGCACCACCAACAACCGCATGGAGCTCACCGCCCTCCTTCAGGGCCTAAGGGCCCTCAAGGAGCCCTGCGAGGTCCACCTCTTCTCCGACAGCCAGTACCTGGTGCGGGCCCTTCGGGAGTGGCTTCCCGCCTGGCAGAAGCGGGGGATGCGCAAAGCGGACGGAAAGCCCGTGGAAAACCAGGACCTCTGGGAGGCCTTGCTTCCGGAGCTCGCCCGCCACCGCGTCCTCCCCACCTGGGTGCGGGGGCACAACGGCCACCCGGAAAACGAGCGGGTGGACCGGGAGGCGAGGCGCCAGGCCCAGCGGCAAAAGGCCCTGTCCCAAACCCCCTGTCCCCCCAAGGGGGCTACGCTTTTTCCCCAATAA
- a CDS encoding YkgJ family cysteine cluster protein: MNPVEAHWLALEAGLADYLSRKGVVPSCRAGCFACCFGLVTLSRLEGEALLPHLTEAQRARLREEGPKRLALLKEGKDDPRFPSRFFRERRPCPLLEGGLCGVYPFRPLACRGLLTAGDPAFCQPEAQAPEGHFLQTPWRMAHRRMEALWEEEGQRYGFAVIGELAGLLYLLLEGLPETRKEVAGLLEALGVLGGRWGFQVVEYPLP, translated from the coding sequence ATGAACCCGGTGGAAGCCCATTGGCTGGCCCTCGAGGCGGGCCTCGCCGACTACCTGAGCCGAAAGGGCGTGGTCCCCTCCTGCCGGGCGGGGTGCTTCGCCTGTTGCTTCGGCCTGGTGACCCTCTCCCGCCTGGAGGGGGAGGCCCTCCTCCCCCACCTTACGGAGGCGCAAAGGGCGCGCCTTCGGGAAGAGGGCCCTAAGCGGCTGGCCCTCCTCAAGGAGGGCAAGGACGATCCCCGCTTTCCGAGTCGCTTCTTCAGGGAGCGAAGGCCCTGCCCCCTTCTGGAGGGGGGCCTCTGCGGGGTCTACCCCTTTAGGCCCCTGGCCTGCCGCGGCCTTCTCACCGCCGGGGATCCCGCCTTCTGCCAGCCGGAGGCCCAGGCCCCCGAGGGACACTTCCTCCAGACGCCCTGGCGCATGGCCCACCGCCGCATGGAGGCGCTTTGGGAGGAGGAAGGACAGCGCTACGGCTTCGCCGTGATCGGGGAGCTTGCGGGCCTCCTCTACCTCCTCCTCGAGGGCCTGCCCGAAACGCGGAAGGAGGTGGCAGGCCTCCTGGAGGCCCTGGGCGTGCTGGGGGGGCGGTGGGGGTTCCAGGTGGTGGAATATCCCTTACCCTGA